CGTGCATGAGCTGCGGCGGTCGGTGGACCGGGCGTTCGGCACGGTGCCGATGTGTGCGTCGCATCAGCCTGGGCCCTATGGGCAGCCGCCGCAGGGGCAGGGGCCGTACGGGGTGCCGCAGAATCCGTATGCCGGCCAGAACCCGTATGCCGGCGGGAATCCGTACGCGGGCGGTGGGGGAGTGCCCGGTGGGGGTGGCCACGGTGGTGGCGGTGGTGGTGACTTCGGTGGGTTCGGTGGTGGGCCGGCCGCTCAGCCGCCGAAGGGGCGGCGTGGGTTCTGGGCCGGCTGCGGGATGTTCTGGCTGCTGTGCTGCACCTGCAAGCTGTGCTGCGCGAAGGAGTACGAGGGTCCGTGGTCCCGCAAGAAGCGCGAGGGCTGCTGCCGTGACTGCGACTGTGACGGCTGCGACTGCTGCTGCCCCTGCGACGGCTGCTAGGGCCCGTCTCGCGGTCGCTGGAGGATGTCCGGAGAGGTGACTTCCGGACATCCCGGGGGGCGTGGGGCGTGTGTGACGTCGATCTCGAGGACGCCGATGGGCTCGGGCTCCGGGGAGCGCAACCTGCGCCGAAGGACGGGCCGACAGGGGCGCTGACAGGGGCAGAGACAGCCAACTCGCACAGATCGTTCAAAGATTGACGGCCGAAAGGCGCCCTTGCGGCTACCCGCTGTTCGGCCGAATACTCCCCCTCAGCGCTTGTCAGGGGCACGGCGTGTTCGGAATCCGGAGACGATCGGCCAGCTGACTGCGCCTCACGGGCCCCACCCCACGCGGGCCCCCGACTTCCCTTGGAGGGAACGAAACGTGAGGATCAAGCGCACCACCCCCCGCAGTGGCATTACGAGACGGACCCGGCTGATCGCCGTTTCCTCCGGCCTCGTGGCCGCAGCCGCGATCGCGATCCCCAACGCGACCGCAGCGGACTCTCCCACCACCTTCAGTGCCGCTGAGCTCAAGAGCGCCAGCGGCTCGGTGCTGAAGGCTGACATCCCGGGCACCGCCTGGGCGGTCGACAGCAAGACCAACCGTGTCACGGTGACCGTCGACAGCACGGTCTCCCAGGCGGAGATAGCGAAGATCAAGGAGCAGGCGGGCAGCAATGCCGACGCGCTCACGATCAAGCGGACCGCCGGCAAGTTCAGCAAGTTCATCCAGGGCGGCGACGCCATCTATGCGAGTAGCTGGCGCTGCTCGCTCGGCTTCAACGTCCAGGACAGCAGCGGCAACCAGTACTTCCTGACCGCCGGCCACTGCACCGACGGCGCCGGGACCTGGTACTCCAACTCCGGCCGCACCACGGTCATCGGCTCGACCGCCGGCTCCAGCTTCCCGGGCAACGACTACGGCATCGTGCGCTACTCCGGGTCCGTCAGCCGGCCCGGCACCGCGAACGGCGTGGACATCACCCGCGCGGCCACGCCGAGCGTGGGCACCACCGTCATCCGTGACGGCTCCACCACCGGTACGCACAGCGGCCGGGTCACCGCCCTGAACGCGACCGTCAACTACGGCGGCGGTGACGTCGTCGGCGGTCTGATCCAGACCACCGTCTGCGCCGAGCCCGGTGACTCCGGCGGTTCGCTCTACGGCAGCAACGGCACCGCGTACGGTCTGACCTCCGGCGGCAGCGGCAACTGCAGCTCCGGTGGCACGACCTTCTTCCAGCCGGTCACGGAGGCCCTGAGCGCCTATGGCGTCAGCGTCTACTGACGTTCGGTCGAACGCCGGAATCCGTATGGCCTGATCTGTATGGCCTGATCGGCGTGGATTGACCTGCGACCAGCAGCATGTGAGCCCCCGCACGCAACTGTCGTGCGGGGGCTCACTCTTGCCCGCGTCACGGTGGTCTCCGCACGGAGGGTCGAATTCAAGACAGGAGTAGACCTTACGCGCTGCTGATGAATAGCTTGCTCGTGGTGTTTGCTGGGTGAAGAGAGCGGGTGTGACTGTGCACGGTCAAGGTGGCGAGGGGCGTGCAACCGTGTTCTACGCGCGTCCGGAAGTCGACCTTGTGCGCTCCCTGAGGGCATCGGAATAGTGAGCGTTGTTCAACCGGCCCGGGCGCGACATTTGTTGTGAGCCGCCTTCGTGGCCGTACGCCTTCCGGTTCGTGAGGTCCCCACAACCTCTCGGGCCGACCCCC
Above is a window of Streptomyces sp. DT2A-34 DNA encoding:
- a CDS encoding S1 family peptidase, whose translation is MRIKRTTPRSGITRRTRLIAVSSGLVAAAAIAIPNATAADSPTTFSAAELKSASGSVLKADIPGTAWAVDSKTNRVTVTVDSTVSQAEIAKIKEQAGSNADALTIKRTAGKFSKFIQGGDAIYASSWRCSLGFNVQDSSGNQYFLTAGHCTDGAGTWYSNSGRTTVIGSTAGSSFPGNDYGIVRYSGSVSRPGTANGVDITRAATPSVGTTVIRDGSTTGTHSGRVTALNATVNYGGGDVVGGLIQTTVCAEPGDSGGSLYGSNGTAYGLTSGGSGNCSSGGTTFFQPVTEALSAYGVSVY